The following proteins come from a genomic window of Proteinivorax hydrogeniformans:
- a CDS encoding peptide-binding protein, giving the protein MLKKSMILVLSLMMIVGFAVGCSPPGPDVGGQIVRSMVGEPDNFNPILYTEAASGDIIPYLYDGMMRRDHEFELIPHVATKWEISDDDTEITFWLRDDVEFHDGEGLTAHDVKFTFTTMMNPDYPGIRGGNFGHIEDIEIIDDYQIKFTLSEPFGPIMNHLSWNIIPKHIFIDQVEEDVSELDGHPANRGRTHPVIGTGPYVWGEWVDGEYVRLDRNENYWLDDAYPFINEILFIDVQDTDAQMRALEQGEINYSGLQASQREHIMAEKGPDGDGTLKFEEVDQLGYTALWYNHREDAFGDEFNPFTQVEVRQAITHALNRQQIIDELLEGQGYLMHSHFPRSSWAYSEEHVSKLEYNIDRAIELLEEAGWVEHDDFEYRAKEIEPGQWQEFKFTLITHPENSTRMDMQVIAQEQLREVGIKVEPELVEWQTFLANHVDVGNFHAVILGWNLGADPDPYNIFHSDMIDVGFNDVGYANDDVDRLIELGRNAVDPEERRVHYAELQQIMSEDLPYTFLFATKQTIAVPANLEGYEVGDIDLYYPEQWYYEEIAAE; this is encoded by the coding sequence GTGTTAAAGAAAAGCATGATTTTGGTGTTAAGTTTAATGATGATTGTTGGTTTTGCTGTCGGGTGTTCACCACCAGGACCTGATGTAGGAGGTCAGATAGTAAGATCGATGGTAGGGGAACCTGATAACTTTAACCCTATTCTTTATACCGAGGCAGCTTCGGGCGATATCATACCATACCTGTATGATGGCATGATGAGAAGAGATCATGAATTTGAGTTAATTCCACATGTAGCTACAAAATGGGAAATTAGCGATGATGACACAGAGATTACTTTTTGGCTTAGAGACGATGTAGAGTTTCATGATGGCGAAGGCCTTACTGCTCATGATGTAAAGTTTACATTTACAACCATGATGAATCCAGATTATCCAGGGATCAGAGGTGGTAACTTTGGACACATCGAAGATATCGAAATAATTGACGACTATCAAATTAAGTTTACCCTTTCGGAGCCATTTGGTCCGATTATGAACCACTTATCTTGGAACATAATTCCTAAACATATCTTCATCGATCAAGTTGAAGAAGATGTATCAGAGTTAGACGGTCATCCTGCAAACAGAGGCCGTACACATCCAGTAATTGGTACAGGACCTTATGTTTGGGGCGAGTGGGTTGACGGAGAATATGTAAGATTAGACAGAAACGAAAATTATTGGCTAGATGATGCGTATCCTTTTATCAACGAAATTCTATTTATCGACGTTCAAGATACCGACGCACAGATGAGGGCACTAGAGCAAGGTGAAATAAACTACTCCGGCCTTCAAGCATCACAAAGAGAGCATATTATGGCTGAAAAAGGTCCAGATGGAGATGGCACCCTTAAGTTTGAAGAAGTTGACCAGTTAGGCTATACAGCGCTATGGTATAACCATAGAGAAGATGCTTTTGGCGATGAGTTTAATCCTTTTACACAAGTAGAAGTTCGCCAAGCGATAACCCACGCACTTAATCGTCAGCAGATTATTGATGAGCTATTGGAAGGTCAAGGCTACCTGATGCACAGTCACTTCCCGAGATCTTCATGGGCGTATTCAGAGGAGCATGTATCAAAGCTTGAGTACAATATCGACCGAGCTATCGAGCTTTTAGAAGAAGCAGGCTGGGTAGAGCACGATGACTTTGAGTACAGAGCAAAAGAAATAGAGCCAGGACAGTGGCAAGAATTTAAGTTCACGCTGATTACTCATCCTGAAAACAGCACAAGAATGGATATGCAGGTTATAGCTCAAGAGCAGCTTAGAGAAGTTGGCATTAAGGTTGAGCCAGAGCTTGTAGAATGGCAAACTTTCCTAGCTAACCACGTTGATGTAGGTAACTTCCATGCCGTAATATTAGGTTGGAACTTAGGTGCAGATCCAGATCCATATAACATCTTCCATAGCGATATGATAGATGTAGGGTTTAACGATGTTGGTTACGCTAACGACGACGTTGACCGCTTAATCGAGCTAGGTCGTAACGCCGTAGATCCAGAAGAGCGTAGAGTTCATTACGCTGAGCTTCAGCAAATTATGTCTGAGGACTTACCGTACACCTTCTTATTTGCTACAAAACAGACTATAGCTGTACCTGCTAACTTAGAAGGCTATGAGGTTGGGGATATTGATTTATACTATCCAGAACAATGGTACTATGAGGAAATAGCTGCAGAATAA
- a CDS encoding peptide-binding protein translates to MFKKSMILVLSLMMVVGFAVGCAPPGPEVGGQIVRAMIGEPDNFNPILYTETASGDIIAYMYDGMMRRDHEFELIPHIATEWEISDDDTEITFWLRDDVEFHDGEGLTAHDVEFTISTMMNPDYPGIRGGNFGHIEDIEVIDDYQIKFTLSEPFGPIMNHLSWNIIPRHIFIDQVEEDVSELDAHPANRGRTHPVIGTGPYVWGEWVDGEYVRLERNENYWLDDEFPFISEILFIDVQDTDAQMRALEQGEINYSGLQATQREHIMAEKGPDGDNTLKFEEVDQLGYTALWYNHREDAFGDKFNPFTQVEVRQALTHALNRQQIIDELLEGQGYLMHSHFPRSSWAYSEEHVTKLEYNPDRAIELLEEAGWVEHNDFEYRAKEIEPGKWQEFEFTLITHPENSTRMDMQVIAQEQLREVGVKVVPELVEWQTFLANHVDTGNFHAVILGWSLGADPDPFNIFHSSMIDVGFNDIGYANDDVDRLIELGRNTVDPEERRVHYAELQQIMSEDLPYTFLFATKQTIAVPVNLEGYEVGDIALYYPEQWYFEEIASE, encoded by the coding sequence TTGTTTAAGAAAAGTATGATTTTGGTGCTAAGCTTAATGATGGTTGTAGGTTTTGCTGTAGGTTGCGCCCCTCCAGGACCAGAGGTGGGAGGTCAGATAGTAAGAGCCATGATAGGTGAGCCTGATAATTTTAACCCTATTCTTTATACCGAAACAGCTTCTGGCGATATCATAGCTTACATGTATGACGGCATGATGAGAAGGGATCATGAATTTGAATTAATTCCTCATATTGCTACAGAATGGGAAATTAGCGATGATGACACAGAGATTACTTTTTGGCTTAGAGATGATGTAGAGTTTCATGACGGCGAAGGGCTTACCGCTCATGATGTGGAATTTACAATTTCTACAATGATGAATCCAGATTACCCAGGTATCAGAGGTGGTAACTTTGGACACATCGAAGATATCGAAGTAATCGATGACTACCAAATTAAGTTTACTCTTTCGGAGCCATTTGGCCCGATAATGAATCACTTATCATGGAATATAATTCCTAGACATATCTTCATCGACCAAGTAGAAGAAGATGTATCCGAGCTAGACGCGCACCCTGCAAACAGAGGTCGTACGCATCCAGTAATTGGTACAGGTCCTTATGTATGGGGCGAGTGGGTTGACGGAGAATATGTAAGATTAGAAAGAAATGAAAATTACTGGTTAGATGACGAGTTCCCGTTTATATCTGAAATTCTATTTATCGACGTTCAAGATACCGACGCACAAATGAGAGCGCTAGAGCAAGGTGAAATAAATTACTCCGGACTTCAAGCAACACAAAGAGAGCACATCATGGCCGAAAAAGGCCCAGATGGAGACAACACCCTTAAGTTTGAAGAAGTTGACCAGTTAGGTTATACAGCGCTATGGTATAACCATAGAGAAGATGCTTTTGGCGATAAGTTCAATCCGTTTACGCAAGTAGAAGTTCGCCAAGCGCTAACTCATGCGCTTAATCGTCAGCAAATTATCGATGAGTTATTAGAAGGTCAAGGTTATTTGATGCACAGTCACTTCCCGAGATCTTCATGGGCATATTCTGAAGAGCATGTAACAAAGCTTGAATACAATCCTGATCGAGCTATTGAACTTTTAGAAGAAGCAGGTTGGGTAGAACATAATGATTTTGAGTACAGAGCAAAAGAAATAGAGCCAGGAAAATGGCAAGAGTTTGAGTTTACTCTGATTACTCACCCAGAGAACAGTACAAGAATGGATATGCAGGTTATAGCTCAAGAGCAGCTTAGAGAAGTTGGTGTAAAGGTTGTGCCAGAGCTTGTTGAATGGCAAACTTTCCTAGCTAATCACGTTGACACAGGTAACTTCCATGCTGTAATACTAGGATGGAGCTTAGGTGCAGACCCAGATCCATTTAACATTTTCCACAGTAGTATGATAGATGTAGGCTTTAACGATATTGGTTACGCTAACGACGACGTTGACCGCTTAATCGAGCTAGGGCGTAACACGGTAGATCCTGAAGAGCGTAGAGTTCATTACGCCGAGCTTCAGCAAATTATGTCTGAAGACTTACCGTACACCTTCCTATTTGCTACAAAGCAAACAATTGCGGTACCAGTAAATCTAGAAGGTTATGAGGTTGGGGATATAGCTCTTTACTATCCAGAGCAATGGTATTTTGAAGAAATAGCTTCTGAATAA
- the ytaF gene encoding sporulation membrane protein YtaF — protein MEVWAMLLIGMAVSIDGLGAGVAYGINRVRMSWLTIVLVSVASGFAIYASLLGGRLFSYFLTPTVAETIGAGILMLMGIFLFTNGIKTLLSKAKQNGIESKKWYQSILDILKQPMAADIDKSGTISHYEGVLLGVALAMDAFGAGFGAALSGASPEIMAATVVVFKGIMLTCGLYLGAIFSNLQWQGILILLPGIIFFTLGTINLL, from the coding sequence ATGGAAGTTTGGGCGATGCTTTTAATAGGTATGGCTGTTAGCATAGATGGCTTAGGGGCTGGTGTTGCTTACGGAATTAATCGGGTTAGGATGAGCTGGTTGACTATTGTTTTAGTTTCAGTCGCATCTGGGTTTGCGATATACGCCAGTTTACTAGGTGGGAGGCTTTTTTCCTACTTTCTCACACCAACAGTTGCAGAAACTATCGGCGCTGGTATTTTGATGTTGATGGGAATATTTCTGTTTACAAATGGTATAAAAACTCTATTATCTAAAGCGAAACAAAATGGGATAGAAAGCAAAAAGTGGTATCAAAGTATTTTAGATATATTAAAACAACCAATGGCTGCTGACATTGACAAATCAGGTACTATAAGTCACTATGAAGGTGTTTTGCTAGGTGTTGCATTAGCGATGGACGCGTTTGGGGCAGGTTTTGGTGCAGCCCTTTCAGGAGCTAGCCCCGAAATTATGGCTGCAACAGTAGTTGTTTTTAAAGGTATAATGTTAACCTGTGGACTTTACCTTGGAGCAATTTTTTCTAATCTTCAGTGGCAAGGTATTCTGATATTGTTACCGGGGATAATATTTTTTACCCTTGGCACCATTAATCTGTTATAA
- a CDS encoding peptide-binding protein, with translation MLKKSMILVLSLMMVVGFAVGCAPPGPDVGGQITRAMIGEPDNFNPILYTESASGDIIPYMYDGMMRRDHEFELVPHVATEWEISDDDTEITFWLRDDVEFHDGEGLTAHDVEFTISTMMNPDYPGIRGGNFGHIEDIQIIDDYQIKFTLSEPFGPIMNHLSWNIIPRHIFIDQVEEDVSELDAHPANRGRTEPVIGTGPYVWGEWVDGEYVRLERNENYWLDDEFPYISEVLFIDVQDTDAQMRALEQGEINYSGLQATQREHIMAEKGPDGDDTLKFEEVDQLGYTSLWYNHREDAFDDKFNPFTQVEVRQALTHALNRQQIIDELLEGQGYLMHSHFPRSSWAYSEEHVTKLEYNPDRAIELLEEAGWVEHDDFEYRAKEIEPGKWQEFEFTLITHPENSTRMDMQVIAQEQLREVGVKVVPELVEWQTFLANHVDTGNFHAVILGWNLGADPDPYNIFHSDMIDVGFNDIGYANDDVDRLIELGRSAVDPEERRVHYAELQQIMSEDLPYTFLFATKQTIAVPSNLDGYEVGDTALYYPEQWFFEEIASE, from the coding sequence ATGTTAAAGAAAAGTATGATTTTGGTGCTAAGTTTGATGATGGTAGTGGGCTTTGCTGTTGGTTGTGCCCCTCCAGGACCTGATGTAGGAGGGCAGATAACTAGGGCTATGATAGGCGAGCCTGACAATTTTAACCCTATCCTTTATACGGAGTCTGCATCTGGCGATATCATACCATACATGTATGATGGCATGATGAGAAGAGACCATGAATTTGAGCTAGTTCCACATGTAGCTACAGAATGGGAAATTAGCGATGATGACACAGAGATTACTTTTTGGCTTAGAGATGATGTAGAGTTTCATGATGGCGAAGGGCTTACCGCTCATGATGTGGAATTTACAATTTCTACAATGATGAACCCAGATTACCCAGGTATCAGAGGTGGTAACTTTGGACACATCGAAGATATCCAAATAATCGATGACTATCAAATTAAGTTTACCCTTTCGGAGCCATTTGGCCCGATTATGAACCACTTATCTTGGAATATAATTCCTAGACATATCTTCATCGACCAAGTTGAAGAAGATGTATCCGAGCTAGACGCGCACCCAGCAAACAGAGGACGTACAGAGCCAGTAATTGGTACAGGTCCTTATGTTTGGGGCGAGTGGGTTGATGGAGAGTATGTAAGATTAGAAAGAAATGAAAATTACTGGTTAGATGACGAGTTCCCATATATATCTGAAGTTTTATTTATCGATGTTCAAGATACCGATGCTCAAATGAGAGCGCTAGAGCAAGGTGAAATAAACTACTCTGGCCTTCAAGCAACACAAAGAGAGCACATCATGGCCGAAAAAGGTCCGGATGGAGACGATACTCTTAAGTTTGAAGAAGTTGACCAGTTAGGTTATACGTCATTATGGTATAACCATAGAGAAGATGCTTTTGACGATAAGTTTAATCCTTTTACGCAAGTTGAAGTTCGCCAAGCGTTAACTCATGCACTTAACCGTCAGCAAATTATCGACGAGTTATTAGAAGGTCAAGGTTATTTGATGCACAGTCACTTCCCGAGATCTTCATGGGCATATTCTGAAGAGCATGTAACAAAGCTTGAATACAATCCTGATCGAGCTATTGAACTTTTAGAAGAAGCAGGTTGGGTAGAACATGATGATTTTGAGTACAGAGCAAAAGAAATAGAGCCAGGAAAATGGCAAGAGTTTGAGTTTACTCTAATTACTCACCCAGAGAACAGTACAAGAATGGATATGCAGGTTATAGCTCAAGAGCAGCTTAGAGAAGTTGGCGTAAAGGTTGTGCCAGAGCTTGTTGAATGGCAAACTTTCCTAGCTAACCACGTTGACACAGGTAACTTCCACGCTGTAATATTAGGATGGAACTTAGGTGCAGATCCAGATCCGTATAACATCTTCCATAGCGATATGATAGATGTAGGCTTTAACGACATTGGTTACGCTAACGACGACGTTGACCGTTTAATCGAGCTAGGTCGTAGCGCTGTAGATCCTGAAGAGCGTAGAGTTCATTACGCCGAACTTCAGCAAATTATGTCGGAAGACTTGCCGTACACCTTCTTATTTGCTACAAAGCAAACTATAGCAGTTCCGTCTAACTTAGATGGATACGAGGTTGGAGATACAGCTCTTTATTATCCAGAGCAGTGGTTCTTTGAAGAAATAGCTTCTGAATAA
- the coaE gene encoding dephospho-CoA kinase (Dephospho-CoA kinase (CoaE) performs the final step in coenzyme A biosynthesis.): MLIIGLTGGIASGKSTISKLLKRMGAKIIDADIEAKAVTKPNTPAWEELVKRFGEEILRVDGSIDRRKLGNIVFGDDEKLNTLNNIVHPRAIERIEGKILKFKTGNKYKVIVLDAPLLIETNMVDLVDEVWLVAVDQQTQINRLMDRDNFTKEQAKARLQAQMPLEDKKKVADEIIDNTGSRRQTREQILSLWQNKVGELN, translated from the coding sequence GTGTTAATTATAGGACTGACTGGAGGTATAGCTAGCGGAAAAAGTACTATATCAAAGTTGCTTAAGAGAATGGGAGCGAAAATAATTGATGCAGATATAGAAGCTAAAGCTGTTACTAAGCCTAATACGCCAGCTTGGGAAGAACTTGTAAAAAGGTTTGGCGAAGAAATTTTAAGAGTAGATGGTAGTATCGATAGAAGAAAACTAGGTAATATCGTTTTTGGTGATGATGAAAAACTAAATACTTTAAATAATATTGTTCACCCCCGAGCTATAGAGAGAATCGAAGGGAAAATCTTAAAATTTAAAACAGGAAATAAATATAAAGTTATAGTTTTGGATGCGCCACTGTTAATTGAGACTAACATGGTAGATCTTGTTGATGAGGTATGGTTGGTGGCGGTTGATCAACAAACCCAAATAAACAGGTTAATGGATAGAGATAATTTTACTAAAGAACAAGCAAAGGCCAGGCTACAGGCACAAATGCCACTAGAAGACAAAAAAAAGGTAGCTGATGAAATAATTGATAATACAGGCAGTAGAAGACAAACTCGTGAGCAGATTTTATCCCTTTGGCAAAATAAAGTGGGAGAGTTAAACTAG
- a CDS encoding ABC transporter substrate-binding protein — protein MLKKSLVLVLSLVLIVGFAVGCTPPGPDTGGRITRALIGDPDNFNPILYSESASGDIIPFLFDGMMRRNVDFELVPHIAKEWDVSEDDTEITFWLNEGVEFHDGVELTAHDVEFTIATMMNPDYPGIRGGNFQHIEDIEVIDDYQIKFTLIEPFGPIMNHLSWNIIPKHIFEEQVEEDISELDGHPANRGRNADVIGAGPYKWGEWVDGEYVRLTRNDNYWLDDEMPFIEELYFIDVQDTEAQMRALEQGEIDYAGVQPSDREHIVSEKGPEGDGTLKFEEVDQLGYTALWYNHREDAFGDDLNPFTDVKVRQAITHAINRQQVIDEILDGQGYLMHSHFPRSSWAYSEEDINKIEYNQERAGELLDEAGWLEVEGSDYRHLDGDINNQKFEFTLITHPENSIRMDMQVIAQEQLREVGIKVEPELVEWQTFLANHVDVGNFHAVILGWNLGADPDPYNIFHSDMIDVGFNDVGYANDRVDELIEEGRGLVDEDERRVPYAELQRVMSEDLPYTFLFASKQTIAIPADLEGYEVGDTALYYPEQWYMEEHSAE, from the coding sequence TTGTTAAAGAAAAGTTTGGTGTTGGTGTTAAGCTTGGTTTTGATTGTAGGCTTTGCTGTAGGATGTACACCACCTGGGCCAGATACAGGTGGGAGAATAACAAGAGCTCTTATAGGGGATCCTGATAATTTCAATCCAATCCTCTATTCTGAGTCCGCTTCCGGAGATATCATTCCATTTTTATTTGATGGTATGATGCGCAGGAATGTTGATTTTGAGTTAGTTCCTCATATAGCTAAAGAGTGGGATGTAAGTGAGGATGATACAGAAATCACCTTTTGGCTTAATGAGGGAGTAGAGTTTCATGATGGAGTAGAATTGACAGCGCATGATGTTGAATTTACCATCGCTACCATGATGAACCCAGATTACCCAGGTATCAGAGGAGGAAACTTCCAGCATATCGAAGATATCGAAGTAATTGATGATTACCAGATTAAGTTTACTTTAATTGAACCATTTGGTCCTATTATGAACCATTTATCGTGGAATATTATACCGAAGCATATCTTCGAAGAACAAGTTGAAGAAGATATCTCGGAGTTAGATGGGCACCCTGCTAATAGAGGACGCAACGCTGATGTTATCGGAGCAGGACCATATAAATGGGGAGAATGGGTTGATGGCGAGTATGTAAGACTTACTAGAAATGACAACTATTGGCTAGATGATGAAATGCCATTTATAGAAGAACTTTATTTTATAGATGTTCAAGACACTGAAGCGCAAATGAGAGCGCTAGAGCAAGGTGAAATTGATTATGCCGGGGTGCAGCCTAGCGATAGAGAACATATTGTTTCAGAAAAAGGTCCGGAAGGAGATGGCACTCTTAAATTTGAAGAGGTGGACCAGTTAGGGTATACAGCTTTATGGTACAACCATAGAGAAGACGCTTTTGGCGATGACCTAAACCCATTTACAGATGTTAAAGTGCGTCAGGCGATAACCCATGCTATTAACCGTCAGCAAGTTATCGACGAAATCTTAGATGGACAAGGGTACCTTATGCACAGTCACTTCCCTAGATCCTCTTGGGCATACTCTGAAGAGGATATTAATAAAATTGAGTATAATCAAGAACGTGCCGGCGAGCTCTTAGATGAGGCAGGTTGGCTAGAGGTAGAAGGTTCTGATTACAGACATTTAGATGGTGATATAAACAATCAAAAATTTGAGTTTACTCTAATTACTCACCCTGAAAACAGCATAAGAATGGACATGCAAGTAATAGCTCAAGAGCAACTAAGAGAAGTTGGAATCAAAGTTGAGCCAGAGCTTGTAGAATGGCAAACTTTCTTAGCTAACCACGTTGATGTAGGTAACTTCCATGCTGTTATCTTAGGGTGGAATCTAGGTGCGGATCCTGATCCCTACAACATATTCCACAGCGACATGATAGATGTCGGATTTAATGACGTAGGATATGCTAACGATCGAGTGGACGAGCTAATTGAAGAAGGACGAGGCTTAGTGGATGAGGATGAAAGAAGAGTCCCATATGCTGAGCTTCAGAGAGTAATGTCCGAAGACTTACCGTACACATTCCTATTTGCATCTAAGCAAACCATTGCAATACCTGCAGACCTAGAAGGGTATGAAGTAGGAGACACCGCTCTTTACTACCCAGAACAATGGTATATGGAAGAACACAGTGCTGAGTAA
- a CDS encoding lytic transglycosylase domain-containing protein — protein sequence MKKNLIVYVAIILILFTLVFALHQTNIIWRYLYPTDYKDLVYEYSYKNDLDPYLVFSIIKVESKFQEDAVSRRGALGLMQLMPDTAKWIAEQKGVNLKSEDEILKPEVNIALGTWYLKHLIDNYDDKNVAIASYNAGRGNVKKWLDEGVWDGSLKLANEIPFAETREYVYKVNIAYQKYKEIY from the coding sequence TTGAAAAAAAACCTTATAGTATATGTTGCAATTATTTTAATCCTTTTTACGTTAGTGTTTGCGTTGCATCAAACTAATATCATCTGGAGGTACCTATATCCAACAGACTACAAGGATCTAGTTTATGAATATAGTTATAAAAATGACCTAGACCCATATTTAGTATTTTCCATTATCAAAGTGGAGAGTAAGTTTCAAGAAGATGCTGTTTCTAGGCGTGGCGCCCTTGGTTTAATGCAGTTAATGCCGGATACTGCAAAATGGATAGCGGAACAAAAAGGTGTTAATCTTAAAAGTGAAGATGAGATTTTAAAGCCGGAAGTTAATATAGCCCTAGGCACTTGGTATTTAAAGCATTTGATTGATAATTACGACGATAAGAATGTTGCCATTGCTTCATATAATGCCGGCAGGGGTAACGTAAAAAAGTGGTTAGATGAAGGGGTTTGGGATGGCAGCCTAAAACTAGCTAATGAAATCCCCTTTGCAGAAACAAGAGAGTATGTGTACAAGGTAAATATCGCTTATCAAAAGTACAAAGAAATATATTAA
- a CDS encoding peptide-binding protein, whose product MLKKSLVLVLSLMMVVAFAIGCSPPGPEVGGQIVRAMVGEPDNFNPILYTETASGDIISYLYDGMMRRDHEFELIPHIATEWKISDDDTELTFWLRDDVEFHDGEGLTAHDVEFTISTMMNPDYPGIRGGNFGHIEDIEVIDDYQIKFTLSEPFGPIMNHLSWNIIPRHIFIDQVEEDVSELDAHPANRGRTHPVIGTGPYVWGEWVDGEYVRLERNENYWLDDEFPYISEILFIDVQDTDAQMRALEQGEINYSGLQATQREHIMAEKGPDGDNTLKFEEVDQLGYTALWYNHREDAFGDKFNPFTQVEVRQALTHALNRQQIIDELLEGQGYLMHSHFPRSSWAYSEEHVTKLEYNPDRAIELLEEAGWVEHDDFEYRAKEIEPGKWQEFEFTLITHPENSTRMDMQVIAQEQLREVGVKVVPELVEWQTFLANHVDTGNFHAVILGWSLGADPDPFNIFHSSMIDVGFNDIGYANDDVDRLIELGRNTVDPEERRVHYAELQQIMSEDLPYTFLFATKQTIAVPVNLEGYEVGDIALYYPEQWYFEEIASE is encoded by the coding sequence GTGTTAAAAAAATCATTAGTTTTGGTGCTTAGTTTGATGATGGTTGTTGCTTTTGCTATCGGATGTTCGCCACCTGGACCAGAAGTGGGTGGGCAAATTGTAAGAGCCATGGTAGGCGAGCCTGATAACTTTAACCCTATCCTTTATACCGAAACAGCCTCAGGCGATATTATATCCTATCTTTATGACGGTATGATGAGAAGAGATCATGAATTTGAGTTAATTCCTCATATTGCTACAGAATGGAAAATTAGCGATGATGACACGGAACTTACTTTTTGGCTTAGAGATGATGTAGAGTTTCATGACGGTGAAGGGCTTACCGCTCATGATGTGGAATTTACAATTTCTACAATGATGAATCCAGATTATCCAGGTATCAGAGGTGGTAACTTTGGACACATCGAAGATATCGAAGTAATCGATGACTATCAAATTAAGTTTACTCTTTCGGAGCCATTTGGTCCGATTATGAACCACTTATCCTGGAATATAATTCCTAGACATATCTTCATCGATCAAGTTGAAGAAGATGTATCAGAGCTAGATGCGCACCCTGCAAATAGAGGTCGTACTCACCCAGTAATTGGTACAGGTCCTTATGTTTGGGGCGAGTGGGTTGACGGTGAATATGTAAGACTAGAAAGAAATGAGAACTATTGGTTAGATGATGAGTTCCCATATATCTCTGAAATTTTATTTATAGACGTTCAAGATACAGATGCTCAAATGAGAGCGCTAGAGCAAGGTGAAATAAACTACTCTGGTCTTCAAGCAACACAAAGAGAGCACATCATGGCTGAAAAAGGCCCAGATGGAGACAACACCCTTAAGTTTGAAGAAGTTGACCAGTTAGGTTATACAGCGCTATGGTATAACCATAGAGAAGATGCTTTTGGCGATAAGTTCAATCCGTTTACGCAAGTAGAAGTTCGCCAAGCGCTAACTCATGCGCTTAATCGTCAGCAAATTATCGATGAGTTATTAGAAGGTCAAGGTTACCTGATGCACAGTCACTTCCCGAGATCTTCATGGGCATATTCTGAAGAGCATGTAACAAAGCTTGAATACAATCCTGATCGAGCTATTGAACTTTTAGAAGAAGCAGGTTGGGTAGAACATGATGATTTTGAGTACAGAGCAAAAGAAATAGAGCCAGGAAAATGGCAAGAGTTTGAGTTTACTCTGATTACTCACCCAGAGAACAGTACAAGAATGGATATGCAGGTTATAGCTCAAGAGCAGCTTAGAGAAGTTGGTGTAAAGGTTGTGCCAGAGCTTGTTGAATGGCAAACTTTCCTAGCTAATCACGTTGACACAGGTAACTTCCATGCTGTAATACTAGGATGGAGCTTAGGTGCAGACCCAGATCCATTTAACATTTTCCACAGTAGTATGATAGATGTAGGCTTTAACGATATTGGTTACGCTAACGACGACGTTGACCGCTTAATCGAGCTAGGGCGTAACACGGTAGATCCTGAAGAGCGTAGAGTTCATTACGCCGAGCTTCAGCAAATTATGTCTGAAGACTTACCGTACACCTTCTTATTTGCTACAAAGCAAACAATTGCGGTACCAGTAAATCTAGAAGGTTATGAGGTTGGAGATATAGCTCTTTACTATCCAGAGCAGTGGTACTTTGAAGAAATAGCTTCTGAGTAA